TGGTAAGGATGATCTATTGATCAAGTACGGTCAGCAAGATGCTGAGTCACTACAAACTAAGTTTAGGGTGATACTCTCAGGCTAGCCTATCAAAGGTTTTAACTCGATAAAATGGCTAGCTCAAGAGGGGTTAGCTAGATGATTCATCCTCATGGCAAGCAAAGTCTAATTGGGCAATACAACCAGAAAACTCACCTGCAGTTAAAGACAGCTGCCATCCATAGCGTTTACAGAGTGCATCTACGATCAAGAGGCCTAAACCGTGACCGTCCTTACTCTGTTCTGCATCATTCAATCCGCGGCCCTGATCCAGAACCTTGATACAAGTGTCCCAAATTTCCAAGGTGATGACCCCAGAGTCACTGGCATTGATGGCGTTCTGCAATAAGTTAATCAGTAACATTCTCAGTACGGGAGCACTCGGCTGAATCTCTGGTTCAGCAAATATCTTGAGTTCAACCTTGAGGTGCTTGTATTTAGCCAGAGGGGAGACCTCCTCTAAAATCAGCTTGATTTCGCTTTCAGTCAGTTTTCTACTGGAGGAGTTCTCTCTTGTCTGCTCTTGTTTGACTAGACTCAATAGGGCTTCAATAGTGTGTTGCATATTGGTCGCAGCCTTAGCAATTCTATCTCTCTGTCGCAGTTGAAAGTCAGGCTCAGCACTCTTGTCGAGCAGCTTGGTGGCTCCTAGAATAACGGTTAAAGGCGTTCTTAATTCATGGCTGGCATATTTGGCGAATGACTGCTCTTGCTGTATCAGGAGTTCACTCTGGTTTCGATACTTATTGAGACTATTAGAGAGTTCGGTGAACTCTAATGCCGACCCTTCAGGCACGGAAAAGCTAGTTTTTCTTTGTGCGGATTTAAGTTGCTGACTGAGCTGATTGACTGGCTGAACTAAACGTTTCGATAACTTTGAAATGGCGAAATCGAATGCTAGGTACAGGAGTATCATGATGGCCAGTGAGGCAAAATTGATATATCGCCAATCATCAGAGCTGAGCTCGATCTTGTCGGCTGCCAGCGTTAAGAAGAGGGGGCTAGTTTCACCATCTAGGTCAAAGCTTGAGTAATGGAAGAAGAGGTCATGAGCTATGTCGTCGGTGACTTCATCATTGTAGCCTACGGGATATAGTGTCAGTGGCAAGAATTTCTCGGGGAATGCCTCGGCTGAATCATAGGCCAAGATGTTAGGACCTATGATGAGAGGGGATCTAGCACCTTGCTGAAATTGGCTGATGGCATAATCCGCAGTCTGTTGTAAGACGCGCTTGTTTATCTCATCTTCGAGCCAATAGAGTCCCGCCTGGCTGAAAGCAAAAAACAATATGCCAATAAGAAGAGCTATACCATTGAAGTATAAGCTTAATTTCTTGGTTAGGCTTTGGGCCGTAGAGTTACCTAATTTAGGGACTTTCATTACTATCGCTATCTAACGTTTGTTGTTGGAGTTTAAAGCCTATTTTGGGCACAGTGACCAATATCGACTCGGGAAATGGTTTATCTAATTGATTGCGAAGTTGGTACATGTGGCTACGTAATATATCACTACCCGGTGGCATGTCTCCCCATACCTCCTCGATAAGCTCCTCACGTTTGACCACATGGGGGGCGCGTTTCATCAATAGTTGCAATATTTGATAGCAAGTGGGGGTCAGAATAAGCTTAGTTCCGTTGCGATAAACCTGATGTTCCGCAGTATTTAATTCAAGGCAGGCGTATTTTAATGTTCCTAAAGCGACCTTACCTTGCTGTCGTTTTATTAATGCTGTGATGCGGGCATTGAGTACATCTAAGTCGAAAGGCTTGGCCAGATAGTCATCGGCCCCAGATTCGAAGCCGTTCAGTAGGTCTTGTTTATCATCGAGTGCGGTTAACATCAGGATAGGTGTGGTACAGCCTTGTTTCCTCAGTTCTTTAGCCACACTTAGGCCATCCATTTTAGGCAGCATTAGATCCAGTATGATGGCATCGAAATTTGACTCAAGAGCAAGCTTAAACCCAAGTTCGCCATTGGTAGCGAAGTCGACTTCAGTTCCTTGTACTTCAAAATAATCAGCAAGAATACCCGCGACATCTTGATTATCTTCAACGATTAAAAGTTTTGATCTCACACTAGCTCTCTTATTGATCTATTCTAATTTGAGGATTATCTCATTTAAATGTGTAAAAAATGTCGAGTTAGTAACCATTTACTGTATTAAGAATGGCTTTTACGCTGAACAGTGCACAATTAGCCTATGAACAATTGTTTATTCATAGAGAGTTTATATACTAAACGCCATTCAATTTACAAAGTGTAAGTTGTGTTTACCCTGTTTGATATCTTGAGTATAAAATTATTAGGATATTCTGGAGTTTTGTGTGATTAAAAAAATGAATAAGTTAGTACTGAGTGTCGCTGTTCTTGCTACTAGTATCTTAGTTGCTGGCTGCCAGACAACGAATCCTTATACCAATGAAGGCCAAAATGCCAAGGCGACTAACGGTACTATTATCGGTGCAATTGCCGGGGCAGCAATCGGCGTAGCCTCTTCAAGTAAGAGTGATCGTGGCAAGGGGGCATTAATTGGTGCAGCATCGGGTGCAGCATTGGGTGGTGGCATAGGATATTACATGGATGTCCAAGAAGCTGAGCTGCGTAAACAGTTGCGATCAACTGGTGTCAGCGTGACTCGAAGTGGTGACAATATCGTGTTGAATATGCCTAACGAAGTCACCTTCGGTGTCGATGAAGTTCATCTAAATCCTGGGGCTAAAAACGTGCTTAATAGCGTGGCCTTAGTCGCTAAAGAGTATGATAATACTCAAATCAATATATTGGGTTATACGGATAGTTCAGGATCTGAGTCATATAACCTTCGTCTGTCTAAAGTTCGCGCTGTTGAAGTAGCTGACTACCTTATCTCTCAAAAAGTTGAATATGCCAGAGTCAGATCTGAAGGTATCGGCGAGGCTAGACCCATAGCCAGTAATAGCACAGCCCAAGGTCGGACACAGAATCGACGTGTCGAGATTATTCTGAGCCCATTGCGTTAAGAGCTAAAGGCAAGAATCGAATTGATATCAAAAATGGCTTACATATGTAGGCCATTTTTTGTTTAGGCAGATAATTTATGGTGCTGACTAATGCGTTATCTCAATATGGTACCTAGGATTATTGAGATAAGCTTAGGTTAAGAGCCTTGAAGAGTGCTCAGTGATCACAGCAGGAAGAAGGTGGCTAGCCCGAGGAAGGCAAACAAGCCAATCACATCCGTGACTGTGGTTAATACCATGCCACCGGCTAGGGCCGGGTCGATATTCATTTTTTTAAGCAGTAAGGGAATACAGGCACCGGCAAAACCCGCCACCGTCATATTAATTAGCATGGCTCCGCCTATGAGTGCACCTAATGCCACATCTCCTTTCCAGAGCCATACGGCCACAAATACCAGTACAGACCATAACAGGCCATTGAGGAAGCCGATTGCCAGCTCCTTGCCTATGAGCCAGCGAGAGTTACTCTGTCCTATCTGACCCAGTGCTATGCCTCGAATCACCAGAGCTAAGGTCTGATTGCCAGCGACGCCTCCCATACTGGGTACTATGGTCATTAGAATCGCTATGGTGGCGAATTGTTCCAGTGTACCTTCAAACATATTAGTGACAGATGCAGCTAAGAGGGCGGCAAATAAGTTGATGGTCAGCCATAGAGAACGTTGTAAGGTACTCTTCAACACAGGGCCAAAGGTATCGCTATCATCATCCATTCCCGCCATGCCCATCATGGAGTGCTCTGCATCTTCTCTGATGATATCGACAACATCATCTATGGTGATTCTGCCTAGTAGCTGATTATCTTTGCCGATCACAGGTGCCGAGATCCAATCGTGGCGCTCAAATAATTGCGCGACTTCGCTGTCATTCATGCCAACAGGTATGCCCTCTAGATCCGAGGCCATAATGTCTCTGACCGATGCGTCCGGGTTACAGGTGAGTAGATCTGAAATTCTGACACCGCCGAGTAAATTGTCATGCTTATCGACAACATAGAGGGTATCAGTCGCTTCCGGTAGCTCTCCGCGAATTCTAAGATAACGCAGTATTACATCTATGTTGACGTCTGGGCGCAAGGTGACTGTATCAGTATTCATTATGCTGCCAGCCGTGTCGTCAGGGTAGGATAGAGCCTGCTCGACTCTGGTTCTATCTTGACTGCTCATGGACTGGAGTACTTTATTGAAGACACTGTCCGGTAAGCTACGCAGAATATAAGCGAGATCGTCGGTATCCATTCCTGCAGCGGCTTTGGCCACTCGTTCGGGTGTCATCTGCTTGATGAGGTTATCTTTTAGCTCCTCACCTAATTCATCTAAGATCTCGCCGGTATGATCCAGATCGATAAGTTGCCACAACACCTGACGCGTTCTTGGAGGGGAGGATTCTAAAATAAAAGCAACATCAGATGCCGCCATATCATGGAGCATGTTTCTGACATGGACGAACATACCACTACCAAGGGCTTGGGTGAGCCGATTTAGACGTTGATCTGTTGTTTCGCTGTCTAGTACTTCTCTCGGCATAGTTGACCCTCCTTTGGTGGTGAATTGATAATTTGATTTAGACTAGGGTTAACTAGCTAATGGATAAAAAGAAAGGGCGATTATAGCGTGAATTGATTAAAAGATTAGAGTTAACTCGCTTCATCGAATTTGGCATCGACCAGGGCACATATTGCATCGAGTGCGGCATCGGCATCCTGACCCTTACCGAGTAGAGTGATGGTTTTCCCCATGCCAGTCTCTAGCATCAACAGGCCTAATACGCTGGCAGCTGAGGCTTTTTTCTCTCCCTGCACTATGGTTATCTCGGCGTCAAATTCCGAAGCCAAGATGGCGAGTTTAGTCGCAGCTCGGGCATGGAGGCCGAGTTTATTGCATATGGTGACCTGACGTTCTAATTTAGTCATCGCTCAATTCGCGATGGCGCGCCTGAATCTTATGCTTACTGTTAGCAAAAAGCTTAGCTAACTGCTCAGTGACATAAACCGATCTATGTTGTCCGCCAGTACAGCCTATGGCAATAGTAAGGTAACTACGGTTGTTTCTTTCCAAGTGAGGTAACCAGGTGGCCAGTAAATTTTCTATTTGCCAGATAAACTTATTGACTGTTGGTTGTTGACTCAGAA
This portion of the Shewanella violacea DSS12 genome encodes:
- a CDS encoding response regulator transcription factor, producing MRSKLLIVEDNQDVAGILADYFEVQGTEVDFATNGELGFKLALESNFDAIILDLMLPKMDGLSVAKELRKQGCTTPILMLTALDDKQDLLNGFESGADDYLAKPFDLDVLNARITALIKRQQGKVALGTLKYACLELNTAEHQVYRNGTKLILTPTCYQILQLLMKRAPHVVKREELIEEVWGDMPPGSDILRSHMYQLRNQLDKPFPESILVTVPKIGFKLQQQTLDSDSNESP
- a CDS encoding sensor histidine kinase, with product MKVPKLGNSTAQSLTKKLSLYFNGIALLIGILFFAFSQAGLYWLEDEINKRVLQQTADYAISQFQQGARSPLIIGPNILAYDSAEAFPEKFLPLTLYPVGYNDEVTDDIAHDLFFHYSSFDLDGETSPLFLTLAADKIELSSDDWRYINFASLAIMILLYLAFDFAISKLSKRLVQPVNQLSQQLKSAQRKTSFSVPEGSALEFTELSNSLNKYRNQSELLIQQEQSFAKYASHELRTPLTVILGATKLLDKSAEPDFQLRQRDRIAKAATNMQHTIEALLSLVKQEQTRENSSSRKLTESEIKLILEEVSPLAKYKHLKVELKIFAEPEIQPSAPVLRMLLINLLQNAINASDSGVITLEIWDTCIKVLDQGRGLNDAEQSKDGHGLGLLIVDALCKRYGWQLSLTAGEFSGCIAQLDFACHEDESSS
- a CDS encoding HPr family phosphocarrier protein, whose product is MTKLERQVTICNKLGLHARAATKLAILASEFDAEITIVQGEKKASAASVLGLLMLETGMGKTITLLGKGQDADAALDAICALVDAKFDEAS
- a CDS encoding OmpA family protein, producing the protein MNKLVLSVAVLATSILVAGCQTTNPYTNEGQNAKATNGTIIGAIAGAAIGVASSSKSDRGKGALIGAASGAALGGGIGYYMDVQEAELRKQLRSTGVSVTRSGDNIVLNMPNEVTFGVDEVHLNPGAKNVLNSVALVAKEYDNTQINILGYTDSSGSESYNLRLSKVRAVEVADYLISQKVEYARVRSEGIGEARPIASNSTAQGRTQNRRVEIILSPLR
- the mgtE gene encoding magnesium transporter; amino-acid sequence: MPREVLDSETTDQRLNRLTQALGSGMFVHVRNMLHDMAASDVAFILESSPPRTRQVLWQLIDLDHTGEILDELGEELKDNLIKQMTPERVAKAAAGMDTDDLAYILRSLPDSVFNKVLQSMSSQDRTRVEQALSYPDDTAGSIMNTDTVTLRPDVNIDVILRYLRIRGELPEATDTLYVVDKHDNLLGGVRISDLLTCNPDASVRDIMASDLEGIPVGMNDSEVAQLFERHDWISAPVIGKDNQLLGRITIDDVVDIIREDAEHSMMGMAGMDDDSDTFGPVLKSTLQRSLWLTINLFAALLAASVTNMFEGTLEQFATIAILMTIVPSMGGVAGNQTLALVIRGIALGQIGQSNSRWLIGKELAIGFLNGLLWSVLVFVAVWLWKGDVALGALIGGAMLINMTVAGFAGACIPLLLKKMNIDPALAGGMVLTTVTDVIGLFAFLGLATFFLL